The Nitrosococcus watsonii C-113 genome includes the window GACGTGCGCCTGATCCATCGTTATTCGCTGGGAAGACATATATAAACGCCGACTGGGAATTGTCCCCGCGTGAGGATGCTTATTGAAATTTTTTTTAAATTCCGCATAATAGGTGTTTCTGCTTTTGTGCGCCCGTAGCTCAGTTGGATAGAGTACCTGGCTACGAACTAGGGGGTCGGGAGTTCGAATCTCTCCGGGCGCGCCAGATAAATCAAATAGTTAATAACGGTCCCCTTATCAAACCATTATCTTTTTTAGCAAAAATAAAAAATTACCCCCATTCTCCAAATCGCTTGGTGCCAGAAGCAAGCCGTCTTGGCTGATCTTTCGAATCCTGCTATCTGGCAATTTTTTAAACGGATTTAACCGTTCTGCCACCTCTGTAAGTAAAACCTGCGCGAAAACATCATGCTGAGCGGTCAGTTGCTCGAAAGTACTCCAGTGCATCCCTTTGGACTTCCACCCTCTACCTTAGGATACCTGGCTTCCAGCGTAGTTTTTCCCTGATTTTGTTTGCCCGCCGTGTTGAAAGCCGTTGGTGCGCCTGCCGATGATGATTAAGCGGCAAGGCCGCCCTCATCGGGCCCCATGAACACCCAGGCAGCCATCTCTTCGCGAGTGGCATCAAGCCTGTCCTTAAGCAGCGCCAAGGCTTTGGGATAGGCAATGAATTTTGCTTTTGTATCGCCGCTGCGCCCGTGCTTCTGCTGTTTTTGTGGGCAGTTTTTGCTTTGCTCAGCTGAAGGATCGAAGGTCATAACATGCTCCTCTATTTAAACCCGGTCGTTTCTATCCGAGGACATCCAAGGTAAACTATCTAAGTTGATAACAAGTAAAGGCTTTTATGGTTACGGTTATCCAACTGAGGTCATGAGGGCGCACTTTGCGTCCCTTATGAAAGCAGGGAGAAAAAGGGATAGCTGGGCCACTCCCAACCTTGGAAGTAATCCGCAAGCGGGAAGTTGGGCATTTGCTGGAGGGAGCGTCCGTATGGTTGCTGTGGCAAGTGCTGTTTCATAGCCCATAAGGCGGAGGGATTAATCCGAAGCTATGACACGACAAATGATCTCTAAGCAGCGCAGACCCAAATAGGCATAGATAGGGAGTTTATGAACCACGCCATTCACAACAGCATTGTCAATTTTATTTGGGGCATCGCCGACGACGTGTTGCGTGATGTTTATGTGCGCGGCAAGTACCGTGACGTTATCCTGCCGATGACGGTCATCCGCCGTCTCGATGCGCTGCTGGAGCCGACCAAGGAAAAAGTGCTCGTCATGAAGGCGCAGCTAGACGAGGCTGGGATCGCCAACCAGCATGCCGCGCTCTGCCAAGCTGCTGGCGAGGCTTTCTACAACGTTTCGCCCTTCACCCTGCGCGACCTGAAATCCCGCGCCAAGCTCCAGCAGCTCAGGGCTGATTTCGAAGCCTATCTGGACGGCTTTTCCCCCAACGTTCAGGAGATCCTCGACAAATTCAAATTCCGCAACCAGATCCCCACGCTCATCGAGGCGGATATCCTGGGCCATCTCATTGATAAATTTCTGGACACCCGCATCAATCTCAGCCCCAGGCCGGTGCAAGATATGGACGGCAACGAGCGGCTCCCAGCCCTCGACAACCATGCCATGGGCACCATCTTCGAGGAGTTGATCCGCCGCTTCAACGAAGAGAATAACGAAGAGGCCGGTGAGCACTTCACGCCCCGGGATGTGGTCAGGCTCATGGCCGACCTCATTTTTCTGCCAATCGCCGATGAGATCGAATCCGGTACCTACCTTGTCTATGATGGGGCCTGCGGCACCGGCGGCATGCTCACTGTGGCGGAGGAACGCCTGGCGGAGCTGGCCGCAAGCCACGGCAAGGAGGTCTCCATCCATCTCTTCGGCCAGGAGGTGCAGCCGGAGACCTATGCGATTGCCAAGGCCGATCTGCTGCTCAAAGGTGAAGGGGGCGGAGCCGAAAATATCAAGTACGGCTCCACACTCTCCAGCAGCGACCCATTCCTATCGCAGGAATTCGATTTCATGCTCTCCAATCCGCCCTATGGCAAGAGCTGGAAGTCCGATGTGGATCGCCTGGGCGGCAAGGACGACATCAAGGACCTGCGCTTTGTCACCCACCATGGTGGCGACCCGGCATACAAGATGATCACCCGCTCCAGCGATGGGCAGCTCATGTTTCTGGTCAACAATCTCGCCAAGATGAAGCCCACCACCCGCCTTGGCAGCCGCATCGCCGAGGTCCACAACGGCTCGTCGCTTTTTACCGGCGACGCCGGTCAGGGTGAGAGCAACATCCGCCGCTGGATCATCGAAAACGATTGGCTGGAGGCCATCATCGCCCTGCCGGAGAACATGTTCTACAACACCGGCATCGCCACCTACATCTGGGTGCTGACCAACCGCAAGCGCGAGAAGCGGCGGGGCAAGGTGCAGCTCATCGACGCCAGCGAATGGTTCGTGCCGCTGCGCCGCAACCTTGGCAAAAAGAATCGAGAACTCACCGAGGAGCACATCCGCGCCATCTGCGATCTGGTGGTGACTCCGGTCGAGACCGAGCAATCCAAGATCTTCCCCAACGAAGCCTTTGGCTATTGGAAGGTGACGGTGGATCGCCCGCTGCGTCTTGCTGTTGACCTGAGCCCAGCCCGGCTGGAACGGTTCGAGCGGACCTGCGCCAAGTCCAAGGAAGAACCGCTGGCCAACCTGGCCCGCCGCGTGGCCGGAGTCCTGGGTGCTGGCCCGCACCTTGATTTCAACGCCTTCATGGATGCCTGCGGCGCTGACGCCAAGGCGCATGGAATCAAGCTCACCGCCAAGCGCAAGAAGCTGCTGCAAAGCGAGCTGTGCGACACTCGCGAGGATGCCGCGCCGGTGCTCAAGAAGGTTCATAGGCCGGATAAGGCGACGCCCGATCCCATCCACGGCCTGTTCAAGATAGAACTCCCCTCTCCTAGAGGGAGAGGGGCCGGGGGTGAGGGGAAAATCCACGTGGTGGAATTCGAGCCGGATACCGCCCTACGGGACAGCGAGCAGGTGCCGCTCCTGGAAGAAGGCGGTATCGAGGCGTTCTTCCGGCGCGAGGTGCTGCCTTATACCCCGGACGCCTGGATCGACCCCGCTAAAATCCAGATCGGCTACGAAATTTCCTTTACCCACCATTTCTATAAACCCGCGCCCATGCGCACCCTGGAGGCGATCAAGGCCGACATCTACGCCCTGGAGCAGGAGACTGAGGGATTGTTGGAGCAGATTGTCGGGGAGGCTGAACGATGAAGCTGGTTTCCTATCCAGAATACAAAGACTCGGGTGTGCCGTGGTTGGAGAAGATTCCTAGGAGATGGAGGTTTTTTCGGGCTAAAAACGTTTTCTATCCTATCGATTTACGTTCTAAAACTGGGGCCGAGGAGCTTCTTTCGGTTTCTGAACGCCATGGTGTGACCTCTCGCAAAAGCGTAAATGTTACTATGTTTCAGGCTGCATCATACCAAGGCTACAAGTTGTGTTGGCCAGGCGATTTGGTCATTAACAGCCTTTGGGCTTGGATGCAGGGTCTGGGGTTTTCCAAATATCACGGAATTATCAGTACAGCATACGGCGTGTACCGTCCAAGGGTGAGGCGGGTATCAGACTTTAGATATTTTGACTATTTGCTTCGCTCCGCTGCTTACAAGTGGGAGCTTCGCGTTCGTTCCAAGGGTATATGGCGCTCTCGTTATCAATTGAAGGATGATGATTTCCTCAAGATGCCAATTTTGCTCCCAGAGGCCGAAGAACAAACCCAAATCGCCCGCTTCCTCGACTGGAAAACCGCCCAGATCAACCAATTCATCCGCAACAAGCGACGGCTCATCGAACTGCTCAAGGAGCAGAAGCAGAACGTCATCAACCAGGCCGTGACCCGGGGGCTCGATCCCAACGTCAGGCTCAAGCCCAGCGGCGTGGAATGGATCGGGGATATTCCGGCGCATTGGGAGACCACAAAGCTCAAGCGCGTGGTTAGCTTTAATCCATCAAAATCTGAGACACGAGCGAACTCGGCGGATGAAGAAAAGGTTGTCTTTCTTCCCATGGAGAACATCTCCGTCAATGGAGATATCGATTGCTCTGAAAAACGCCCTTTGTCCGAAGTCTGGAGTGGCTTCACCTATTTCCGACGCGGGGATGTGGTCATGGCGAAAATCACTCCCTGCTTTGAAAACGGGAAGGGAGCCTATCTGCAAGGGCTTGAGACTGGTTTTGGTTTCGGCACAACGGAACTGATTGTACTTCGCCCTTTAAAGGCCATCGACGGTGCTTTTCTCCGGTTCCTCATGTGGACCAAGCAGTTCTTATTGCTGGGCGAGCAATACATGACCGGCGCGGCTGGCCAGCAGCGGATTCCGTTGGATTTTGTGAAAAATTATCCAATTGGTTTGCCGCCAATTGAAGAGCAGCGGGAAATTCTTGCGCACATCCAAGAAAAGTCGGCGGAGATCGACCAAGCCCTCACCCGCGCCCAACGCGAGATCGAGCTAATACGCGAATACCGCACCCGGCTGATTTCCGATGTGGTCACCGGCCAGGTGGATGTGCGCGGCATCCAGGTGCCGAAAGTAGCTGACGAAGAACTTCTGGCACTAGATGAGGACGCCGCTGAGTCCGATGACCTGATCAATGATAGGGTTGAAATGAAGTCCGTGGGATGAGCAGGCAGGCGGAGAAAAAAATCATCATCATTGCCGGACCCAACGGCGCGGGGAAGACCACCTTCGCCGAGGAATTCCTGCCGAAGGAGGCGGCCTGCCCGCGCTTTGTCAATGCCGATCTCATCGCCGCCGGACTGGCCCCATTCGAGCCGGAACGGGCGGCCTTCCGCGCCGGGCGGTTGATGTTGGAGGAGATTCACAACCATGCCCGGAAAGCCGAAAGTTTTGCTTTCGAGACCACCCTGAGCGGCCGGGGCTATGCGGGCTTGATTCCCAACTGGCGGTCGGACGGTTATACCGTCAAGCTATTTTTTCTCCGGCTTGCCTCGCCGGAACTGGCCATTGCCCGGGTTCGGCAGCGGGTGCGCGAGGGCGGCCACAACATCCCCGAGCCGGTCATTCGGCGGCGTTTTACGGCGGGGCTGCGTCATTTCGAGAATCTCTACAAACCAGCGGTCGATGAATGGGCACTATACGACAATTCCGGTAGTGAACCCGTGCTTATTGAGGAAGGAGTGAAATCATGAGTCATCAGCCTGTCGATTCCGGCAAGAAGAACAAGCGGCGCGATCCCGATTTGGCAGCGGCGGAAATCGCCATGAAGCGGGCAGCGGAGAAGGCCCGGCAGAGGGCCAGAGAGGTGGGCGCGGGCGTTGTGGTGTGGAAGGATGGCCGCATCGTGGAAGAGCGGCAGAACGCACGGCCATAAAATGAATGGAAGTGGTGCGGATGAAGTCGACTGACACCAGCGAAAAGGGCCTGGAGTCCACCATCGTGGCCTCTTTGGTGGAGGAGGCAGGCTACGTCCAGGGTGATCCGCAGGATTTCGACCGGGAACACGCGGTTGATCGGGCCAAGCTAGTGCAGTTCCTTGCCGCTACCCAGCCCGATACCTTTGAAAATCTCGGCATCGAGCAGGACAGCCCCAAGCGCACCCAGTTTCTGCACCGGCTACAAGGGGAGATCGCCAAGCGCGGCGTGATCGACGTGCTGCGCGGTGGCCTTAAGCATGGCCCGGCCCATATAGATCTCTTCTACGGCACCCCAACGCCGGGCAATGTGAAGGCCGCCGAGCGGTTCGCGGCCAATCTCTTCAGCGTCACCCGTCAGCTCCGCTACAGCCGCGTTGGTACCGCGCTCTCCCTCGACCTGGCGGTGTTCATCAACGGTCTGCCTATCGCCACCTTCGAACTTAAGAACAAGCTCACCAAGCAGACGGTCCTTGATGCCGTTCAGCAGTACCAGCGGGACCGGGACCCGAAGGAACCGCTCTTTCAATTTGGTCGCTGCGTTGTGCATTTTGCCATGGACGACCACGAGGTACGGATGTGTACCCACCTCAAGGGCAAGGGCTCGTGGTTTCTGCCCTTCAACAAGGGCTACAACGACGGTGCGGGCAACCCGCCCAACCCTCATGGGCTGGCCACCGATTACCTGTGGAAGGAAATTCTCACCAAGGAGGGCTTGGTGGACATCCTAGAAAACTATGCCCAGGTGGTGGAGGAAAAGGACGAAAAAACCGGCAAAAAAAAGGACAAGCAGATTTTTCCCCGCTACCACCAATTGAAGGTGGTGCGGAGGCTGCTGGCCCATGCTCGGAAGAGCGGTGTCGGCAAACGGTATCTGATCCAGCACTCGGCAGGCAGCGGCAAGAGCAACTCCATCGCCTGGCTGGCGCATCAGCTTGTGGGGCTGGAGCAGGGGGGCAGGGCGTTGTTCGATTCGGTCATCGTGGTCACCGACCGGCGGGTGCTGGACAAGCAAATCCGCGACACTATCAAGCAGTTCGTCCAGGTCTCGGCCACGGTGGGCCACGCGGAACACTCCGGCGATTTGCGCAAATTCCTC containing:
- a CDS encoding type I restriction-modification system subunit M, which translates into the protein MNHAIHNSIVNFIWGIADDVLRDVYVRGKYRDVILPMTVIRRLDALLEPTKEKVLVMKAQLDEAGIANQHAALCQAAGEAFYNVSPFTLRDLKSRAKLQQLRADFEAYLDGFSPNVQEILDKFKFRNQIPTLIEADILGHLIDKFLDTRINLSPRPVQDMDGNERLPALDNHAMGTIFEELIRRFNEENNEEAGEHFTPRDVVRLMADLIFLPIADEIESGTYLVYDGACGTGGMLTVAEERLAELAASHGKEVSIHLFGQEVQPETYAIAKADLLLKGEGGGAENIKYGSTLSSSDPFLSQEFDFMLSNPPYGKSWKSDVDRLGGKDDIKDLRFVTHHGGDPAYKMITRSSDGQLMFLVNNLAKMKPTTRLGSRIAEVHNGSSLFTGDAGQGESNIRRWIIENDWLEAIIALPENMFYNTGIATYIWVLTNRKREKRRGKVQLIDASEWFVPLRRNLGKKNRELTEEHIRAICDLVVTPVETEQSKIFPNEAFGYWKVTVDRPLRLAVDLSPARLERFERTCAKSKEEPLANLARRVAGVLGAGPHLDFNAFMDACGADAKAHGIKLTAKRKKLLQSELCDTREDAAPVLKKVHRPDKATPDPIHGLFKIELPSPRGRGAGGEGKIHVVEFEPDTALRDSEQVPLLEEGGIEAFFRREVLPYTPDAWIDPAKIQIGYEISFTHHFYKPAPMRTLEAIKADIYALEQETEGLLEQIVGEAER
- a CDS encoding restriction endonuclease subunit S, whose product is MKLVSYPEYKDSGVPWLEKIPRRWRFFRAKNVFYPIDLRSKTGAEELLSVSERHGVTSRKSVNVTMFQAASYQGYKLCWPGDLVINSLWAWMQGLGFSKYHGIISTAYGVYRPRVRRVSDFRYFDYLLRSAAYKWELRVRSKGIWRSRYQLKDDDFLKMPILLPEAEEQTQIARFLDWKTAQINQFIRNKRRLIELLKEQKQNVINQAVTRGLDPNVRLKPSGVEWIGDIPAHWETTKLKRVVSFNPSKSETRANSADEEKVVFLPMENISVNGDIDCSEKRPLSEVWSGFTYFRRGDVVMAKITPCFENGKGAYLQGLETGFGFGTTELIVLRPLKAIDGAFLRFLMWTKQFLLLGEQYMTGAAGQQRIPLDFVKNYPIGLPPIEEQREILAHIQEKSAEIDQALTRAQREIELIREYRTRLISDVVTGQVDVRGIQVPKVADEELLALDEDAAESDDLINDRVEMKSVG
- a CDS encoding zeta toxin family protein; this translates as MSRQAEKKIIIIAGPNGAGKTTFAEEFLPKEAACPRFVNADLIAAGLAPFEPERAAFRAGRLMLEEIHNHARKAESFAFETTLSGRGYAGLIPNWRSDGYTVKLFFLRLASPELAIARVRQRVREGGHNIPEPVIRRRFTAGLRHFENLYKPAVDEWALYDNSGSEPVLIEEGVKS